A DNA window from Methanosphaera sp. WGK6 contains the following coding sequences:
- the cofG gene encoding 7,8-didemethyl-8-hydroxy-5-deazariboflavin synthase subunit CofG — protein sequence MTLSKTEARNILDFNLPDILNLLKKINTNRFNNNITFSRNVFLPLTHICQNNCGYCTFKETPENTDILLMNPTQVDQQIFNAINYKCTEALFTFGESADKNELIQEKLKEYHCETMVDYVYKLSKATLNNYDILPHTNMGIISKDQLHQLAKVNASMGLMLETTNKSLLKTIAHKDSPGKNPKKRINYIKNAGKEKIPFTTGLLIGIGESKEDHIDSLFEIKKLHEKYGHIQEIIIQNFTPKKGIPMENYPEPPIIDLIKLTILSNIMFPDVSIQIPPNLNQKLISIFTIAGADDLGGISPITKDYVNPDAPWPKIDEIKQELNSINYNLVERLPVYKKYINKNYLREEVYEKTVKLQKRIETN from the coding sequence ATGACTTTATCTAAAACAGAAGCACGAAATATTTTAGATTTTAATCTGCCAGATATACTTAATTTACTTAAAAAAATCAATACAAATCGATTCAACAATAATATTACATTTTCAAGAAATGTTTTTCTACCTTTAACTCATATATGTCAAAATAATTGTGGTTATTGTACTTTTAAAGAAACTCCTGAAAATACTGATATTTTATTAATGAATCCTACTCAAGTTGATCAACAAATATTCAATGCTATAAATTACAAATGTACAGAAGCATTATTTACATTTGGTGAATCTGCAGATAAAAATGAATTAATTCAAGAAAAATTAAAAGAATATCATTGTGAAACAATGGTTGATTATGTGTATAAACTATCTAAAGCTACTTTAAATAATTATGACATACTGCCTCATACAAATATGGGCATTATATCTAAAGATCAACTTCATCAGCTAGCTAAAGTAAATGCATCAATGGGATTAATGCTAGAAACAACAAATAAATCTCTCTTAAAAACAATAGCACATAAAGATAGTCCTGGTAAAAATCCTAAAAAAAGAATAAATTATATTAAAAATGCTGGAAAAGAAAAAATACCATTTACAACAGGATTACTAATAGGAATTGGAGAATCAAAAGAAGATCATATTGACTCATTATTCGAAATCAAAAAATTACATGAAAAATATGGACACATACAAGAAATAATTATACAAAATTTCACACCAAAAAAAGGAATACCTATGGAAAATTATCCAGAACCACCCATCATTGACTTAATTAAATTAACAATATTATCTAATATAATGTTTCCTGATGTAAGTATACAAATACCACCCAATTTAAATCAAAAACTCATATCTATTTTTACAATAGCAGGGGCTGATGATCTTGGCGGAATATCTCCAATAACAAAAGATTATGTAAATCCTGATGCACCATGGCCAAAAATAGATGAAATAAAACAAGAATTAAACAGTATTAATTATAATCTAGTAGAAAGATTACCAGTATATAAAAAATATATTAATAAAAATTATTTAAGAGAAGAAGTTTATGAAAAAACAGTTAAACTTCAAAAACGAATTGAAACTAATTGA
- a CDS encoding DUF2120 family protein, with translation MEVMELSRQIMDYLDAFKGSKPVVHNPEAMIIRGTSGTKLKPDEIIPKITDLFNELNITKVEVNSEKSRQMIEQVDATFRKTTEVFDESNGVAGIEKLKHTFEITGFVADYLMGQIEDIGIYVVMWMDKSGFGPMFVETMVVKLHPLEED, from the coding sequence ATGGAAGTAATGGAGTTATCAAGACAAATAATGGATTATTTAGATGCATTCAAAGGTTCAAAACCAGTGGTTCATAATCCAGAGGCAATGATTATTAGAGGAACTTCTGGAACAAAATTAAAACCTGATGAAATAATTCCAAAAATAACAGATTTATTCAATGAATTAAATATTACAAAAGTGGAAGTTAATTCTGAAAAATCTAGGCAAATGATTGAACAAGTAGATGCAACATTTAGGAAAACAACTGAAGTTTTTGATGAATCAAATGGTGTTGCAGGAATTGAAAAATTAAAACACACATTTGAAATAACAGGTTTTGTAGCTGATTATTTAATGGGGCAAATAGAAGATATTGGAATTTATGTAGTTATGTGGATGGATAAATCAGGATTTGGACCAATGTTTGTAGAAACAATGGTTGTAAAATTACATCCACTTGAAGAAGATTAA